In Anabas testudineus chromosome 12, fAnaTes1.2, whole genome shotgun sequence, one genomic interval encodes:
- the rin3 gene encoding ras and Rab interactor 3, whose product MEASVVPQDTSHTSPLTGALNTPRMPSSSLTPPSLPSQPPARPCRPKQPPPPVKPSQLPSRPPLPPSTPLSLPPTVPKPSPPISTNAAPVFVSAPLTSNPPPPSLPPPLSPTPISSSPLLQPTAASDLTPSCTPPSLPLSSPFTVPCAFSSSSSTPPPLPVIPPFSPTPPLAKPLDHLAGSASVWQPKGLSQDQTTSILEKEMAGVFVVHSTQDKSMMLSVRLPDEHGALHVHNLMIRQHKSYVHLDGSSLVFDDIFKLISFYCVSRDILAVTLRLPWAITTATSREELEVISAMGADFWTSNLNQQAKNQDQVSPQNHSSSYLYINPITVERSLDNDLSSSSICTLDTTHQIITSSLQNGETPQKASPEVKGQTKNKPNKDIKYKRPPPRPPSLGSGSGMGLLFSSPSLPQTPSSVSTAADRKEEGRGGGGEREERKSTFTSPPPSRPPALALLQSRTAPPLPPAPLRRTSSRKSTDPEVGEGTGREKGQNPAKTTEKEEGVEGREEKTGNKSGLLAEVVEQENSSRHPEEEEEVKRDREKKEKEDEKEEKEVTMDKEEDKQTSGSQCVSLPAKPSRPVPPPRRKPADTPVCPSQAAGGLANQSAKRAPPPSPVRRPDVSLYSPQGGVALGTDPDSCSASSTEEEGELIQEQEQNHSRPAGSHSPKALVKRTSTTVMLDRARYRLSTVLTGLISHDRRLTQRIVEMARAHTSYIGNLVNEHRAFTLETMVNHSTSTGLLQEIRQMMTQLKSYLLQSAELQVMLEPQHQYSQDKLENIVEAALCKSVLKPLREPIYQCLEKLHTENGGLKQLAQNQSVVLGSTTTALGITTAVPEASAMEKISIKLNNLHLEYSPQKKIDLLLKACKIIYDAMSVSCPGRAHGADDFLPVMMYVLARSNLSALQLDVEYMMELMDPSLTLGEGSYYLTTTYGALEHIKTFDQQRSATRQLSREVQDSIHRWERRRTLNKESMAQGSVRDFLTVCSPDFGVNPKTLGVLPNTTIQQLSEQCAARFEEDSYTLSMYIDGVHKPLAPTDLALNVKNSCQPGAYCFVYHPSDQVHNKPSRTCPSDPPPPPPPPAENAFPADTAAVDAEEPEAAEESLITL is encoded by the exons ATGGAAGCAAGCGTCGTCCCCCAGGACACTAG CCACACAAGCCCTCTGACAGGAGCCCTCAACACTCCACGCATGCCCTCGTCTTCTCTCACTCCACCTTCCCTGCCCTCCCAACCTCCGGCCAGGCCATGTCGGCCCAAACAACCGCCTCCTCCAGTGAAGCCCTCTCAGCTGCCCTCTCGACCTCCTCTACCTCCATCCACTCCTTTGTCCCTTCCTCCCACAGTTCCTAAACCTTCTCCCCCCATCTCCACCAATGCTgctcctgtttttgtttctgcccCTCTCACCTCCAACCCTCCTCCCCCATCTCTTccgcctcctctctctcctacTCCAATATCTTCTTCTCCCCTGCTTCAGCCAACTGCTGCTTCCGATCTTACTCCCTCGTgtactcctccttctcttcctctttcatcgCCTTTCACAGTCCCATGtgccttctcctcttcctcatcaactcctccacctctgcctgTCATCCCACCATTCTCTCCAACTCCTCCTCTGGCAAAACCTTTAGATCACCTGGCTGGGAGCGCTTCAGTATGGCAGCCCAAAGGACTCAGTCAAGACCAAACCACCAGTATACTGGAGAAGGAGATGGCTGgg GTTTTTGTGGTTCACAGCACACAGGACAAGAGCATGATGCTGTCAGTACGCCTGCCCGATGAGCACGGGGCGCTACACGTACACAATCTGATGATCAGACAACACAAGTCAT ATGTCCACTTAGATGGTTCCTCTCTGGTATTTGACGACATCTTCAAACTGATCTCTTTCTACTGTGTCAGCAG GGACATCCTGGCTGTCACACTGAGGTTACCCTGGGCCATTACCACGGCAACTagcagagaggagctggaggtCATTTCTGCTATGGGTGCAG ATTTCTGGACTTCTAATCTGAACCAGCAGGCAAAAAACCAGGACCAGGTTTCGCCTCAGAACCACAGCAGTTCATACTTGTATATCAACCCAATCACTGTAGAAAGGAGCCTTGACAACGACCTGAGCTCCTCCTCTATCTGCACGCTTGATACCACCCATCAAATCATCACCTCCTCCCTGCAGAATGGAGAGACCCCACAGAAAGCTAGcccagaggtcaaaggtcagactAAGAACAAGCCTAACAAGGATATTAAATACAAACGCCCTCCACCCCGACCCCCCAGCCTGGGTTCAGGGTCTGGGATGggcctcctcttctcctctccttcattACCTCAGACTCCATCTTCTGTAAgtacagcagctgacagaaaagaggaaggaagaggaggaggtggggagagagaagagaggaagtcAACGTTTACATCACCTCCTCCGTCGAGGCCTCCTGCCCTCGCCCTCCTGCAGAGTCGAACCGCTCCCCCTTtacctcctgctcctcttcgTCGCACCTCATCCAGGAAAAGCACTGACCCAGAGGTAGGAGAGGGGACGGGGAGAGAGAAGGGACAAAATCCTGCAAAGACAACcgagaaagaggagggagtagagggaagggaggagaaaacaggaaataaatcaGGTCTGCTTGCTGAGGTGGTGGAGCAAGAGAACAGCAGCCGACatcctgaggaggaggaggaggtaaaaagagacagagaaaagaaagagaaggaggatgagaaggaggaaaaggaggtgACAATGGATAAAGAGGAGGACAAGCAAACATCCGGCTCCCAGTGTGTGTCTTTACCGGCAAAACCGTCTCGTCCAGTCCCTCCACCAAGGAGGAAACCAGCGGACACACCTGTGTGCCCCAGCCAGGCTGCTGGAGGATTAGCGAATCAGAGTGCAAAGAGAGCACCCCCTCCCTCACCGGTGCGCCGGCCAGATGTGTCTCTGTACTCGCCACAGGGCGGTGTTGCGCTAGGAACAGACCCTGACTCCTGTTCTGCCagcagcacagaagaagaaggagagctgattcaggagcaggagcagaacCACAG TCGTCCAGCAGGAAGCCACAGCCCCAAGGCATTAGTCAAGAGAACCTCCACCACTGTTATGTTGGACCGAGCCCGCTATCGCCTGTCCACTGTCCTCACTGGCCTCATCAGCCACGACCGCCGCCTCACTCAGCGCATCGTAGAAATGGCCAGGGCCCATACGAGCTACATTGGTAATCTG GTAAATGAGCACCGTGCTTTCACGTTGGAGACCATGGTGAACCACTCCACGTCCACAGGGCTGTTACAGGAGATCAGACAAATGATGACTCAACTGAAAAGTTACCTACTGCAGAGTGCAGAGCTCCAAGTCATGCTGGAGCCACAGCACCAGTATTCACAAGACAAACTGG AGAACATAGTAGAAGCTGCCCTGTGTAAGAGTGTACTGAAGCCACTGAGGGAGCCAATTTACCAGTGTCTGGAGAAACTGCACACAGAAAACGGTGGCCTAAAACAACTGGCACAGAACCAG tctgttgTCCTAGGCAGCACCACCACAGCATTAGGTATAACCACTGCTGTCCCCGAGGCCTCTGCTATGGAGAAGATCAGCATCAAACTCAACAACCTACACCTGGAGTATTCTCCTCAGAAAAAGATTGACCTGCTGCTAAAAGCCTGCAAGATCATCTATGATGCCatgtctgtcagctgtccaG GGCGGGCCCATGGTGCTGATGACTTCCTTCCTGTAATGATGTACGTCCTGGCTAGATCCAATCTGTCTGCTTTGCAGCTGGATGTTGAATATATGATGGAGTTGATGGACCCATCGCTAACACTAGGAGAAG GGTCCTATTACTTGACCACCACCTACGGGGCTTTAGAGCACATAAAGACTTTTGACCAGCAGAGGTCAGCGACAAGGCAGCTCAGCAGGGAGGTCCAGGACTCCATCCACCGATGGGAGAGACGACGCACACTCAATAAGGAATCCATGGCCCAAGGATCTGTTCgg GACTTTCTCACAGTGTGTAGTCCTGACTTTGGAGTCAATCCAAAAACACTGGGCGTCCTCCCCAACACGACCATCCAACAGCTGTCTGAGCAGTGCGCTGCACGCTTTGAAGAAG ACTCCTACACACTCAGCATGTATATAGATGGTGTCCACAAGCCCCTGGCCCCTACAGACCTGGCTCTCAATGTTAAGAACAGCTGCCAACCAGGAGCCTACTGCTTTGTCTACCACCCTTCAGACCAAGTCCACAACAAACCCAGTCGCACCTGCCCCAGTgacccacccccacccccacctccacctgcagAAAACGCCTTCCCTGCTGACACAGCAGCTGTCGATGCTGAGGAGCCAGAGGCCGCAGAGGAGAGTCTGATTACGCTGTAA
- the pth2 gene encoding tuberoinfundibular peptide of 39 residues, with amino-acid sequence MSLLPVFPCTSFLLLCILSTTLVTSGFPQARLPLRNPDESEEPKGGDWDVLFPSISLRDWSIQMMSPPSLREAANSKAGLMREAWLYAPERAEASMEKAWPAEWLSQGSGMVKRNMVVADDAAFREKSKLLTSMERQKWLNSYMQKLLVVNSS; translated from the exons ATGTCTCTGCTACCTGTTTTCCCCTGTACATCCTTTCTGTTGCTTTGCATCCTGAGTACGACCTTAGTGACATCTGGCTTCCCTCAGGCCCGACTACCCCTCAG AAATCCTGATGAATCAGAGGAACCTAAAGGAGGCGACTGGGATGTCCTGtttccctccatctccctccGTGATTGGAGCATTCAAATGATGTCACCGCCCAGCCTCAGAGAAGCAGCCAACAGCAAGGCAGGACTGATGAGGGAGGCGTGGCTTTATGCCCCAGAGAGGGCGGAGGCAAG CATGGAGAAGGCCTGGCCGGCTGAATGGTTATCTCAGGGATCCGGGATGGTGAAgagaaacatggtggtggctgATGATGCTGCCTTCAGAGAGAAGAGCAAGCTCCTCACCTCCATGGAGAGACAGAAGTGGCTCAACTCCTACATGCAGAAACTGCTGGTGGTGAATTCTTCATGA
- the tedc1 gene encoding tubulin epsilon and delta complex protein 1 isoform X4 — protein MQRSRAAVNVEVKQENQFWQLLSSILHTTGVVHSEAGALPKGASEHRKLVAAGLWQTGYYAEWMYGREHGGQEGRNLSSKDLLLALGWLLATGTLEKLLAQRVQQLDKTLLTSLPVNTQVCHGLQFDSASLRRLQWLIGSLRHQGRILLSMLGERTRLLHAVLSASLSSAVPSSSDQSSTALDDDCVRMRQLCDLLEAYVNWKQVEKVFWTWMDSVVECRLSEPVVNKPSHTPNVSARMCHQGNQALEKLEDVLSKLPTAQKAQRTGKEDAEDRGTQMQDRLDTTSLALLFSPLPLPSLSQACRARLQADRPVRHNRHQAEGLHDRAKAEQELQPSEAVRVLLQTEAQLLQRRNQQRLANRMMLQDIIGKLDELVLIPP, from the exons ATGCAGCGGAGTAGAGCAGCAGTGAATGTGGAAGTAAAGCAG GAGAATCAGTTTTGGCAGCTTCTGAGCAGCATCCTTCACACAACTGGCGTTGTTCACTCTGAAGCAGGTGCACTTCCAAAAGGAG cctcaGAGCACAGGAAGCTGGTGGCTGCAGGTCTCTGGCAGACTGGTTACTATGCAGAGTGGATGTATGGGAGGGAGCACGGAGGACAGGAGGGAAGGAATTTATCCAGCAAAGATCTCCTCTTGGCCCTAGGATGGCTGCTCGCTACAGGAACACTAGAAAAACTGCTGGCACAGCGAGTACAACAACTGGACAAAACATTACTCACATCTCTACCT GTGAACACTCAGGTTTGTCATGGTCTCCAGTTTGACTCGGCCTCGCTGCGGAGACTTCAGTGGCTCATTGGTAGTCTGAGACACCAGGGCCGAATACTGCTTTCCATGTTAGGAGAACGAACTCGGTTGCTGCACGCT GTTTTGTCTGCCAGCCTCTCCTCCGCTGTGCCATCCTCATCTGATCAGAGCTCCACAGCGCTAGAtgat GACTGTGTTCGTATGCGGCAGCTCTGTGACCTCTTAGAAGCATATGTGAACTGGAAGCAAGTGGAGAAAGTCTTCTGGACTTGGATG gacAGTGTGGTGGAATGCCGTCTGTCAGAACCTGTTGTTAACAAACCTTCACATACACCCAATGTGAGCGCAAGAATGTGTCACCAGGGAAACCAGGCGCTAGAGAAACTGGAGGACGTGCTATCGAAACTGCCCACGGCACAG aaAGCACAGAGGACAGGTAAAGAGGATGCTGAAGACAGGGGAACACAGATGCAGGACAGATTGGACACCACCTCCCTCgctcttctcttttctcccctGCCCCTACCCTCCCTCTCCCAGGCCTGCCGAGCCAGGCTTCAGGCCGATAGGCCAGTCAGACACAACAGGCACCAAGCAGAGGGACTCCACGACAGGGCGAAGGCTGAGCAGGAGCTGCAGCCTTCTGAGGCTGTACGGGTACTTCTTCAGACAGAGGCTCAGCTGCTGCAAAGGAGGAATCAGCAGAGACTGGCCAACAGGATGATGCTGCAGGACATTATTGGCAAGCTGGATGAACTCGTTTTGATTCCACcatag
- the tedc1 gene encoding tubulin epsilon and delta complex protein 1 isoform X2, whose translation MQRSRAAVNVEVKQVIGSLCKLLAATGLDAVPAPEAFRRAKFSGGVEENQFWQLLSSILHTTGVVHSEAGALPKGASEHRKLVAAGLWQTGYYAEWMYGREHGGQEGRNLSSKDLLLALGWLLATGTLEKLLAQRVQQLDKTLLTSLPVNTQVCHGLQFDSASLRRLQWLIGSLRHQGRILLSMLGERTRLLHAVLSASLSSAVPSSSDQSSTALDDDCVRMRQLCDLLEAYVNWKQVEKVFWTWMDSVVECRLSEPVVNKPSHTPNVSARMCHQGNQALEKLEDVLSKLPTAQKAQRTGKEDAEDRGTQMQDRLDTTSLALLFSPLPLPSLSQACRARLQADRPVRHNRHQAEGLHDRAKAEQELQPSEAVRVLLQTEAQLLQRRNQQRLANRMMLQDIIGKLDELVLIPP comes from the exons ATGCAGCGGAGTAGAGCAGCAGTGAATGTGGAAGTAAAGCAGGTGATTGGAAGTCTGTGCAAACTGCTGGCGGCCACCGGCCTGGACGCTGTCCCCGCACCGGAGGCCTTCAGACGGGCAAAATTCAGTGGGGGAGTCGAG GAGAATCAGTTTTGGCAGCTTCTGAGCAGCATCCTTCACACAACTGGCGTTGTTCACTCTGAAGCAGGTGCACTTCCAAAAGGAG cctcaGAGCACAGGAAGCTGGTGGCTGCAGGTCTCTGGCAGACTGGTTACTATGCAGAGTGGATGTATGGGAGGGAGCACGGAGGACAGGAGGGAAGGAATTTATCCAGCAAAGATCTCCTCTTGGCCCTAGGATGGCTGCTCGCTACAGGAACACTAGAAAAACTGCTGGCACAGCGAGTACAACAACTGGACAAAACATTACTCACATCTCTACCT GTGAACACTCAGGTTTGTCATGGTCTCCAGTTTGACTCGGCCTCGCTGCGGAGACTTCAGTGGCTCATTGGTAGTCTGAGACACCAGGGCCGAATACTGCTTTCCATGTTAGGAGAACGAACTCGGTTGCTGCACGCT GTTTTGTCTGCCAGCCTCTCCTCCGCTGTGCCATCCTCATCTGATCAGAGCTCCACAGCGCTAGAtgat GACTGTGTTCGTATGCGGCAGCTCTGTGACCTCTTAGAAGCATATGTGAACTGGAAGCAAGTGGAGAAAGTCTTCTGGACTTGGATG gacAGTGTGGTGGAATGCCGTCTGTCAGAACCTGTTGTTAACAAACCTTCACATACACCCAATGTGAGCGCAAGAATGTGTCACCAGGGAAACCAGGCGCTAGAGAAACTGGAGGACGTGCTATCGAAACTGCCCACGGCACAG aaAGCACAGAGGACAGGTAAAGAGGATGCTGAAGACAGGGGAACACAGATGCAGGACAGATTGGACACCACCTCCCTCgctcttctcttttctcccctGCCCCTACCCTCCCTCTCCCAGGCCTGCCGAGCCAGGCTTCAGGCCGATAGGCCAGTCAGACACAACAGGCACCAAGCAGAGGGACTCCACGACAGGGCGAAGGCTGAGCAGGAGCTGCAGCCTTCTGAGGCTGTACGGGTACTTCTTCAGACAGAGGCTCAGCTGCTGCAAAGGAGGAATCAGCAGAGACTGGCCAACAGGATGATGCTGCAGGACATTATTGGCAAGCTGGATGAACTCGTTTTGATTCCACcatag
- the tedc1 gene encoding tubulin epsilon and delta complex protein 1 isoform X3, with amino-acid sequence MQRSRAAVNVEVKQVIGSLCKLLAATGLDAVPAPEAFRRAKFSGGVEVENQFWQLLSSILHTTGVVHSEAGALPKGASEHRKLVAAGLWQTGYYAEWMYGREHGGQEGRNLSSKDLLLALGWLLATGTLEKLLAQRVNTQVCHGLQFDSASLRRLQWLIGSLRHQGRILLSMLGERTRLLHAVLSASLSSAVPSSSDQSSTALDDDCVRMRQLCDLLEAYVNWKQVEKVFWTWMDSVVECRLSEPVVNKPSHTPNVSARMCHQGNQALEKLEDVLSKLPTAQKAQRTGKEDAEDRGTQMQDRLDTTSLALLFSPLPLPSLSQACRARLQADRPVRHNRHQAEGLHDRAKAEQELQPSEAVRVLLQTEAQLLQRRNQQRLANRMMLQDIIGKLDELVLIPP; translated from the exons ATGCAGCGGAGTAGAGCAGCAGTGAATGTGGAAGTAAAGCAGGTGATTGGAAGTCTGTGCAAACTGCTGGCGGCCACCGGCCTGGACGCTGTCCCCGCACCGGAGGCCTTCAGACGGGCAAAATTCAGTGGGGGAGTCGAGGTG GAGAATCAGTTTTGGCAGCTTCTGAGCAGCATCCTTCACACAACTGGCGTTGTTCACTCTGAAGCAGGTGCACTTCCAAAAGGAG cctcaGAGCACAGGAAGCTGGTGGCTGCAGGTCTCTGGCAGACTGGTTACTATGCAGAGTGGATGTATGGGAGGGAGCACGGAGGACAGGAGGGAAGGAATTTATCCAGCAAAGATCTCCTCTTGGCCCTAGGATGGCTGCTCGCTACAGGAACACTAGAAAAACTGCTGGCACAGCGA GTGAACACTCAGGTTTGTCATGGTCTCCAGTTTGACTCGGCCTCGCTGCGGAGACTTCAGTGGCTCATTGGTAGTCTGAGACACCAGGGCCGAATACTGCTTTCCATGTTAGGAGAACGAACTCGGTTGCTGCACGCT GTTTTGTCTGCCAGCCTCTCCTCCGCTGTGCCATCCTCATCTGATCAGAGCTCCACAGCGCTAGAtgat GACTGTGTTCGTATGCGGCAGCTCTGTGACCTCTTAGAAGCATATGTGAACTGGAAGCAAGTGGAGAAAGTCTTCTGGACTTGGATG gacAGTGTGGTGGAATGCCGTCTGTCAGAACCTGTTGTTAACAAACCTTCACATACACCCAATGTGAGCGCAAGAATGTGTCACCAGGGAAACCAGGCGCTAGAGAAACTGGAGGACGTGCTATCGAAACTGCCCACGGCACAG aaAGCACAGAGGACAGGTAAAGAGGATGCTGAAGACAGGGGAACACAGATGCAGGACAGATTGGACACCACCTCCCTCgctcttctcttttctcccctGCCCCTACCCTCCCTCTCCCAGGCCTGCCGAGCCAGGCTTCAGGCCGATAGGCCAGTCAGACACAACAGGCACCAAGCAGAGGGACTCCACGACAGGGCGAAGGCTGAGCAGGAGCTGCAGCCTTCTGAGGCTGTACGGGTACTTCTTCAGACAGAGGCTCAGCTGCTGCAAAGGAGGAATCAGCAGAGACTGGCCAACAGGATGATGCTGCAGGACATTATTGGCAAGCTGGATGAACTCGTTTTGATTCCACcatag
- the tedc1 gene encoding tubulin epsilon and delta complex protein 1 isoform X1 translates to MQRSRAAVNVEVKQVIGSLCKLLAATGLDAVPAPEAFRRAKFSGGVEVENQFWQLLSSILHTTGVVHSEAGALPKGASEHRKLVAAGLWQTGYYAEWMYGREHGGQEGRNLSSKDLLLALGWLLATGTLEKLLAQRVQQLDKTLLTSLPVNTQVCHGLQFDSASLRRLQWLIGSLRHQGRILLSMLGERTRLLHAVLSASLSSAVPSSSDQSSTALDDDCVRMRQLCDLLEAYVNWKQVEKVFWTWMDSVVECRLSEPVVNKPSHTPNVSARMCHQGNQALEKLEDVLSKLPTAQKAQRTGKEDAEDRGTQMQDRLDTTSLALLFSPLPLPSLSQACRARLQADRPVRHNRHQAEGLHDRAKAEQELQPSEAVRVLLQTEAQLLQRRNQQRLANRMMLQDIIGKLDELVLIPP, encoded by the exons ATGCAGCGGAGTAGAGCAGCAGTGAATGTGGAAGTAAAGCAGGTGATTGGAAGTCTGTGCAAACTGCTGGCGGCCACCGGCCTGGACGCTGTCCCCGCACCGGAGGCCTTCAGACGGGCAAAATTCAGTGGGGGAGTCGAGGTG GAGAATCAGTTTTGGCAGCTTCTGAGCAGCATCCTTCACACAACTGGCGTTGTTCACTCTGAAGCAGGTGCACTTCCAAAAGGAG cctcaGAGCACAGGAAGCTGGTGGCTGCAGGTCTCTGGCAGACTGGTTACTATGCAGAGTGGATGTATGGGAGGGAGCACGGAGGACAGGAGGGAAGGAATTTATCCAGCAAAGATCTCCTCTTGGCCCTAGGATGGCTGCTCGCTACAGGAACACTAGAAAAACTGCTGGCACAGCGAGTACAACAACTGGACAAAACATTACTCACATCTCTACCT GTGAACACTCAGGTTTGTCATGGTCTCCAGTTTGACTCGGCCTCGCTGCGGAGACTTCAGTGGCTCATTGGTAGTCTGAGACACCAGGGCCGAATACTGCTTTCCATGTTAGGAGAACGAACTCGGTTGCTGCACGCT GTTTTGTCTGCCAGCCTCTCCTCCGCTGTGCCATCCTCATCTGATCAGAGCTCCACAGCGCTAGAtgat GACTGTGTTCGTATGCGGCAGCTCTGTGACCTCTTAGAAGCATATGTGAACTGGAAGCAAGTGGAGAAAGTCTTCTGGACTTGGATG gacAGTGTGGTGGAATGCCGTCTGTCAGAACCTGTTGTTAACAAACCTTCACATACACCCAATGTGAGCGCAAGAATGTGTCACCAGGGAAACCAGGCGCTAGAGAAACTGGAGGACGTGCTATCGAAACTGCCCACGGCACAG aaAGCACAGAGGACAGGTAAAGAGGATGCTGAAGACAGGGGAACACAGATGCAGGACAGATTGGACACCACCTCCCTCgctcttctcttttctcccctGCCCCTACCCTCCCTCTCCCAGGCCTGCCGAGCCAGGCTTCAGGCCGATAGGCCAGTCAGACACAACAGGCACCAAGCAGAGGGACTCCACGACAGGGCGAAGGCTGAGCAGGAGCTGCAGCCTTCTGAGGCTGTACGGGTACTTCTTCAGACAGAGGCTCAGCTGCTGCAAAGGAGGAATCAGCAGAGACTGGCCAACAGGATGATGCTGCAGGACATTATTGGCAAGCTGGATGAACTCGTTTTGATTCCACcatag
- the dnal1 gene encoding dynein light chain 1, axonemal isoform X2 has protein sequence MDASLSTLTNCEKLSLSTNCIEKITNLNGLKNLRILSLGRNNIKAFTGLEAVGDTLEELWISYNLIEKLKGIQCMKNLKVLYMSNNLVKEWGEFVRLAELPCLADLVFVGNPLEEKYSAEGSWMDEASKRLPHLKKLDGTPVIKQEEDEGES, from the exons ATGGATGCTTCTCTCTCGACACTCACCAACTGCGA AAAGCTGTCTCTGTCCACTAACTGCATTGAGAAAATAACCAATCTGAATGGCCTGA AAAACCTGAGAATATTGTCATTAGGAAGGAATAATATAAAGGCGTTCACTGGACTG GAGGCAGTAGGGGACACATTAGAAGAACTGTGGATCTCCTACAACTTGATAGAGAAACTGAAGGGAATACAGTGCATGAAGAACCTGAAAGTCCTCTACATGTCCAACAACCTGGTCAAAGAATGGG GTGAGTTTGTAAGGCTAGCAGAGCTACCGTGCCTTGCTGACCTGGTGTTTGTTGGAAATCCTCTGGAGGAGAAGTATTCAGCTGAAGGATCCTGGATGGATGAAGCCTCTAAAAGACTTCCTCATCTGAAAAAACTAGATG GAACCCCAGTCATCAAacaggaagaagatgaaggagaGAGTTGA
- the dnal1 gene encoding dynein light chain 1, axonemal isoform X1 — MAKATTVREALAKWEEKSGEKANEAKAIKLYGQIPPIEKMDASLSTLTNCEKLSLSTNCIEKITNLNGLKNLRILSLGRNNIKAFTGLEAVGDTLEELWISYNLIEKLKGIQCMKNLKVLYMSNNLVKEWGEFVRLAELPCLADLVFVGNPLEEKYSAEGSWMDEASKRLPHLKKLDGTPVIKQEEDEGES; from the exons ATG GCCAAAGCAACGACTGTGAGAGAAGCACTGGCCAAATGG GAGGAGAAGTCAGGGGAGAAAGCAAATGAAGCTAAAGCCATAAAACTGTATGGTCAGATTCCCCCTATAGAGAAGATGGATGCTTCTCTCTCGACACTCACCAACTGCGA AAAGCTGTCTCTGTCCACTAACTGCATTGAGAAAATAACCAATCTGAATGGCCTGA AAAACCTGAGAATATTGTCATTAGGAAGGAATAATATAAAGGCGTTCACTGGACTG GAGGCAGTAGGGGACACATTAGAAGAACTGTGGATCTCCTACAACTTGATAGAGAAACTGAAGGGAATACAGTGCATGAAGAACCTGAAAGTCCTCTACATGTCCAACAACCTGGTCAAAGAATGGG GTGAGTTTGTAAGGCTAGCAGAGCTACCGTGCCTTGCTGACCTGGTGTTTGTTGGAAATCCTCTGGAGGAGAAGTATTCAGCTGAAGGATCCTGGATGGATGAAGCCTCTAAAAGACTTCCTCATCTGAAAAAACTAGATG GAACCCCAGTCATCAAacaggaagaagatgaaggagaGAGTTGA